GCCCCATGCTGCAGCACGCCAGCCCCAACAGGCCTGTGCCGCCTGAGTCAGCACCGCCCGCACCGGCGCACCCAGGGAGAGGCACCCGCTGCCCCCGCGCCGCACCACCATCCCGCCGCCATGGGAGCATGGGCACCCacgctgccccagccccttgccGCGGCTGTGTCTGCGGTGCCACCTGTGGCAGTGTGcacccagcctgtccccactgCTGTGGGGCCAGCCCCATGGCCCTGTCTCCACAGCCACCCACAGAGTCAGGTGGAGAGTGTCCCCATCGCCACCCCGGCACCGCGCAGGCACGGAACCACGGCTTCGTCCACCGTTGCCAAATCCAGCGCCGTGCACCCAGCCCATCCCCAGGACCACCCCAGTGCCACGCGCCCATCCGTCCCCACGGCTCCCCGCCTTACCTCgccccagcacctgccccaCCGCCACGCTGTCCCGGGGCACCGTGAGGTTGAAGGTCTCCGCGGTGAAGCCGGGCTGGCACGGCACGAACTGCTCACACAGCCGGTGGTCGGCCTGCCCGGAGAGAGGGGTCAGTCCCGGGCAGGGTCCCGCCGTCCCGGGTCCCGCCGTCCCGTCCCTCacctggagcaggagcaggaggaggcagagcgGGGCCGCGCAGCCCCCCCACCGCCCCATGGCTCGATGCCGCTGCCGGTGCCGCTGCCGGTGCCGGAGTGATCggggcgctgcccccgccgAGCCGCAGGTGGATCCCGATCCCGATCCCGATCTCGGTCCTGGtcccgggcccgggcccgcctGCAGGTGCCGGCCCCCACCCCGGGAaccgccccgccgcgctccgccccGACGGGAGGCGGcaccgccccgcccgcccccgcccccggcccccggtACCTCCGGTAACCCCGTGCCCCGGCCCGGCATCCCCCGGCTGCGGGAGCCCCGTCGGTGCCGCTGAGTGCCCGGAGCCGGGAGCGACCCGGGGCGCACCCACCCCACGGCCCCGGGGAGGGCAAACGCCCCCCCGGGTGCTgcaggccccggccccgccaggCCCCCTCCCCTTGTCCCCACACACGGGAGGGCCGGGGTGGCCCCACGCCACCGAGAAACCGGCAGGGACCCCCGCTGCCACCGGCCGCCCCACggggctgagcccagggctggtGGGAAGCGCCCGGTGCTGGGGATGTCCCGGGCTGAGCCCCCTGCCCACGTACAGCAGTAGAGCCCGCGGCCCCCCCGGTGGAGGGATTTATGGCTGGTAGCTGCGTGGCCGGGGTCCCCCatggccaggggctgcaggggtcagggctccagcacggggGGAACTGCAAAGTCAAGGGGGGGTTTGTCCCCACAAATGCCCGGTGCCACGGGTGCTGCTCCCACAGTGCAAagggtggggggctgtgccctgccGGTGCTCACCGGCACTGGCACCGcaccctgcagggacagggacacgcTGGGGGGGCCCCGCTGTTGGGGAGCCACGAGCACTGTCCCCGGGACAGGTGGTGCTACCACCGTGCCCACAGGCACCACACATGTGGGGAAGCACTGCTGcgggcaaggggctggggggggcacagtggggctggggtcagcaCCAAGGCCCAGGGcgggcagcagctcctggctccccCTCGGCTAGGGCACAAAGCCATGCAGAAGCTGGAGCATCTAAAAAAAGCCACCACATCCTTTATTAAAACTTACACCAGCACCTGCTCACCTCGTCCGTAGCATCACACTACCtttatttcatacatttaaaaaataaaaataaaaaaaaaaaaagaagaaaaacagagaggaaggCGAGGGGGCTGccgctggggagggggcacagcagGACGGGGCAGCCCCAAGGCACAGGCAGCGGTaaggcatggggcaggggggagaggggtCCTAGTCGTCGTCCTCCCCGCCGCCGTAGAGGTCTGCCAGCTTCCTGAAGCGGCTGCCCCAGTCGTTGAGGTAGTCGTAGTCCTGGTCGCGGTCGGAGGCAGAGGAGTTGAGGGAGCTGAGCGAGGTGGCCTCTGAGCCGCTGCCCTCGTAGTCAAACACCAGCAGGGAGTCGTAGGGGGGGGCCGTGGGGTCCGTGTCTGCCGCCTTCAGGTTctgggtggggggcagaggggtcagtgcctgtccccccccccaggctggggacactGCACGGGTGTGGGGGACAGCACCAAACCACCACCCCGGTCCCCATGCAGGCTGGGGCTCACCTCCTCGATGAAGGTGCCGATGTCGTCGGGGTTGGCGGGTCGGGGCCGGTACTGGGGGGCCGGCAGGAGGGTGGGGGCCACATCATTGCGGAGCAGCACCTCGGGGCGGGCGTCCAGGCCCCGGTGCAGCTGTCGCAGGTCGTAGTCCTGGGGGGGACATGGACACACAAACATTgaggaggggggggcagggtcAGGCTGCCCGTACCGGCACCAGCCCCCACAGTGCACCCACCTGGTCCTCCTCCCCGCCACCCTCCTCTCCATAGTAAAAGACATTGTCCCGTGTGTCGTCCTcgggcagcagcagtggctccttcgtcaccttcctcctcctcatgaagagcagcagcagcagcagcatgactgGGGGGAGGAGCAGTGGCGTCAGCAGGGTCGCACcccctgggctctgccccacagcagggTGCAGCCCCGCAGCACCAGGACCCCCCGGATCCCCCACTCACGCAGCAAGGCCAGGAGAGCGCCCAGGGCAGCGAGGACGAAGGGCAGGCCAGTGGCAGGCTGGGATCTCTGGGGACAGCTCTGTGTTGGCCCCTCACAGTCACAGACCCGCGCGGTGATGACTGTGAGCTGGGCTTTGCCCGGCCGGTCCAGGAGCCGCAGGTAGACACTGTAGAGATCTGGCTCCAGCGGTGCCACTAGCCGCAGGGTGACTGTGTCACCTGCATGAGATGGGCGGCTCATAGCGGAGGACACACTGGTAacaccaccacagcacagcctgtCTCACACTGAACATCCGCTCCCCTCCCCCGACATTACCTTCGCCACCGACCTCCGCGGCCCAGCTGTCCCCAGAGCCATGGGTGAGCTCGGCACGAAAGGGGCTGGTGTTGGGGGGCAGGTCCCGGTCGGTGATGGTGAGgacctggggctgggggctgcggtTGCAGACGGTGATGTCCCGGGGCTCGGCCTCGGGGCCGTGGTCATTGACGTCCagcagggtgaggagcagggTGCCGGTGCCTGTGGCGGGTGGCAAGCCTGCAGGGAGGAGCGACACTGGAGGGGGGATCCTCCAAAACCAGGCccctcctggggacagggatgccCGGAGCAGGGGAGGACATGACAGGCAGCCCCTggcactgctctgtgctggagccAGGATGTGGTTCCCAGTGATGGCAGCACACGTCCCTCATGTGGGAAAGGGGGAACAAGGGCCCCTTTCATGGCCCTCACCATCGTCCACGGCCAGCAGTATGGCGGTGTAGGTGCTGTTCTTGGTGAAGGGGGACTCGCGGTCCAGGTGGTCCCGTGCCATCACAAGGCCGTTCTCAGGGTGCACGGTCAGCCAGCCCGCCGGGTCATGCCCCACCAGGTAcctggggggcagaggggagctAGTGCCATGGCAAGGGGTAGCAGGGACTCCCTAGACCTcaaccccagccctggccctaCTCACTTGATCCTTTGCCCCTGGCCTTTGTCAGGGTCCTGGGCCATGCAGGAGGCAAGGGTCTGCCCTGGCGGCACGTCCTCGGGCACCTGGGCAAGCTGCACCAGCGGATCGAAGACAGGTGCCTCGTTGACATCCTCCACGTTGACAGTCACCGTGGCGGTGGCTGTAGGCAGCTTCACGGCAAAGGGGGCCTCATTGGCCACAACCACATGGAGCACAAACTGCTTCTTGGCCTCATAGTTCAGACCCtaggagagggaaggggacaggCAGCACTGCGTCATGGGCTGCAAGGTGGGACACAGTGGACACAcacggacacacacacaccttgaTGGTGCGGAGGACACCCTCATTGCTGGTGGGGTCCGTGGTGATGGTGAAGACACCTCCCTCATTGCCGCGCAGGATGGAGTAGATGGCTCGCCACGCCGGCGTGTTCGGCTCATCCAGGTCAGTGGCAGCCAGCCGGGCCACCTCCCGCCCAGCCTCGTTCTCCGGCACGGCCGCCTCGTACTGTGGTTTGGAGGTACCATCAGCACCACAGCCCGCCGGGCACCAGCCCATGGGGAGAGGGTCCTGCCGGGGGGACCCCACGTTACCATTTTAGGGTCAAATTCAGGGGCGTTGTCATTGATGTCTGCGATCTCGATCACTGCCAGTGCTGTCGTGGTCAGCCCGTCGCCATCCAGGTCAGCCGCCTGCACTGTCAGCGTGTACTCCCGCACACGCTGCGGTGGACAGAGACACTATGTCAGCCCCCTgctcggggctggggctgcccaccCTGCAGTGCCACAGAGCCCACCTCCCGGTCAAGGCCACTGGCGATGACGCTGAGGGCGCCGGTGGCCCTGTTGACAGTGAACATGTGGGGATGTGGCTCCCGTGGCTCCTGGCTGAGGATGGAGTAGGCGATGACACCGTTGTAGGTCTCCACTGCGTCATCCGCATCCGTGGCGGTCACCTGCATCACAGAGgtgcctggggatggggatgtCCTGGTgagtggggtgcagggggggaTGACAGAGCACCCATATCCCCCATGGGGACGGTCCCAGGGCTCTCCCCAAGGGACGTGGCCAGTGGGAGGCAGAGCTTCACCGTGGCACAGGGTCCTACCCGGCAAAGCGCCCTCTGGCACGGAGCCCCTGAAGATCTCCTGTGTGAACTGGGGCTTGTTGTCATTTTGGTCTGTCACCGTGACTATGATCTCCATCGGCTCCTCCACCGGTTTGCCATTCTCAGACACGGCATGGGAGAAGAGCTGTGGGGTAGAGGGGTGAGCAGGCGTAGCAGTGCAGCATGCTGGCACAGCGCCGCACCGGCGTCCCCTGGCAGGGACCTACGTGATACTTATCGATGCGCTCCCGGTCCAGCGGCTGCGTCACCTTCATCCAGCCTGACTCCTTCTCTATGGTGAAGATGCCCTCAGGGGGGGCGtctgccccctgccccgtgATGCTGTAGAAGATCTTGGTGTCCCTGTCCCGGTTGGATTTGATCTGGGAGCAGacgtggggagggggcagtCAGCAAACCACCCCCTCAGCAGCATCACACCCTGCTCCAACACAGGGGGGACagacccctccccagcacccacatcGGTGCCTGGGCCCCCATCCCCCTGTCCAGACCGAGACCCCCATACCTGAACTAGCTTTTTGGGGAAGGGGCCCCTCTCGTTTTCAGGAACCTTGATGGGGGGGATCACCCAGTCCCGCTTCTGCCTCCTGGGAGCGGCACGAGCCCCACGGTGctcctgggggtgggggggcaggtGAGGGTGCAGCCAGCCGGTGAGTTCGGGAGGGTTTGGGGGGCAGACAGGCAGCGTTACCTGGGGGGAGCGCCTGCTCCGCGCAAGAAGTGGGGCAGGGTCTGGCcggccagcagcaccccggGGGGGTACAGCGAGCACCCTGGCCACCCCAGGTGGTGCGGGGCCCCCATCCTTCTGCACCCCAACGTCAACGTCGGGCTCCTCGGTCCCGTCGGGGCTAGCTGCAAGAGGGAGGGGGtcaggggctgtggggggacCCGTCCCGCAGCCCGTCGTCgtgtcgtgtccccccccccgccagcagtcccagcacccctggccccccaggctccagcaggtcgggcgggggctgccgggagcggcgcaggagcaggctggaagtTTCGGCTTTGTTTTGTAGATGACGGGGAAATTCCTGAacaggcagagccctgccccGGCCTCCCACCCGGTGTGTCACCCCCCTCGGGGCTCCCAGCCCCCCATGGCCAGGGCATggggctcagcacagccccccccgcccaggACCACGCTGCATCGCCGGGGTGGACACGGCCCAGAGGCAGGATTAGGGGATTATCGGGGCTCAGCCAGCTCCGGAGGCTGAGCGGCCGGGAggacgggcagcggggctgcgggAGCCGGGGAGCGGGGTAAGGAGGGCTGTGCCCCACGGCTGCCCCACACcgcagcagcaggagccccgGGCATCCCCCAACCCCACTCCCCAGCCGCGGCACGgcttgctgctccctgccgAGGGGCCGCCCGGGGTCAGGACCCCCCCCGTGCCCAGCCCGCCGGTGCCCCGGGCCCCATGCTGCCCACCGAGGGGGTCCccagcggcgggcccggcggAGCGCTCCCCGAGCGGTGCTTTCCGTGCTCCGCGCCATAAGGCgagcccagccccgccgccccggggcacCCGCCGGCACCGGCGGCAGCAagtcccagcccagccccgagGCACCCACCCTGCGGGGACCCGGCTCTGCCCCGGTGGGTGCCCCATGGCTGGGCCAGGGGCGCCGGTAGCggccagccccccgccccagcctcCCGCTGCCGGGGGGCACCGGCAGCCCATCGCCCAGGGGGGCACAGCCCTGTAACGAGCCCCGGCCGCCCGGGGGAGCACAGCCCCACAGAGCACAGGAGCCCCGCCAGGCCCACGGCCCAGCTCCCCGGGAACCCCAACCGCCCCCACCCTCTGGGCAacgccgcccccccccccgaaaagCACCGACCCCACGGCCCGGGGCGGGAaggggggggcacagccggcCCCACAAGCCCGGGGGGAGCAAGGCAGGAGCGAGCGCTGCAGCGAGGGGGGGGTCCCGCCGCCCCCAACCCCGCCCGTCCCACCGGCGCCCCGATCCCGGTGCGGGCCCAGCTGCGCATCCCGGGGGGCCGGGCGGAGCCGCGCCCCGACGGCGCCGGTTACCTGGTGCCGGGAGCGGCCCGCGGCGCAGCCCCCGGGGGACACACGTCCGGGCCGGGGTGGCGGCGGCCGCCGGGAGGAgcgggaggagaaggaggaggatgatgaGGATGAAGAGCGGGCAGAGCCCGGAGCGCGGCCCCCGCATGGCCCGTCCGCTGCCGCCGCTGGtcaccgcccgccccgccgcgccccgccgcgccccgccccgccccgccccgccggccgccgccgccgccgcagcgcGCTGGTTCCAGGTGAGGCGGCCGCGCAGGTACCGCCCCGGCCtgcggcccccccgccccgagcctCCGGGACCCCCGCcacgccccccgcccccggtgCCGCAGCCCgacccctggggaccccccggGACGCCGCCCCCCAGGACACCCAGCACCCAGCGGCACCGGCGGCTCTTCCGGCGCCTCCCAGCCCGCTGCCGGGGGGATCGGGGCGCTCACCCTGCCGGGGGTCCCGTCGGGCACCAGCCGCAGCATTGCCCCCCTTCCCGGCGCCCTGGGGGGGGGGCCACCCGGCCCTGGGCATTgcccgggggctgcagcccacTGGGTGTGGTGTCTCCAAGGGCCCAATGGATCCTCAGCACCCTGCGGTGCATGGCGCTGTTGAGGGGTGCCTGgagcccaccaccaccacctctggGTGTGCTGGGCACCTGCGTGGGTCCCCCCGGGTGCCCTTCCGTGCTGGCACTGCCGGCTGGGCCCCCGCCTGCGCACTTGCCTCTCCCGGCAGGACTGGGCCAAGGTCACAGCCAACGTTCCCAGCTGGCACCCAGAGCAGTCAGTGCAGCTGGAGCCATGTCACCCTGCAccttctcccacctccttctcctgctggtAGGACCATGCgatgggggcagggggctgctgcacatctgggggggcgggggggcaggtggacagcccccccagcccctgggcagcgctctgcccccctccccgcagccgcTCAGCCCCACTCACCATCCCACAGGACATGCTGGTCTTCCCTGAGCATGGCCATGGCCTCCAGCGGCAGAAGAGGGACTGGGTCATCCCCCCCATCAACTGCCCCGAGAACGAGCGGGGACCCTTCCCCAAGAAGCTGGTGCAGGTACAGGGGATCGGGGcgcagggcagggggggtccccagagcactgggacaCCCCTAACCCCCCCTTCTGCCGCGCTGCCAGATCAAATCCAACAAGGACAAGGAGACCACAGTTTTCTACAGCATCACGGGGCAGGGGGCGGACACCCCCCCCGTGGGCGTCTTCACCGTCGAGCGGGAGACGGGGTGGCTGGAGGTGACGAAGCCGCTGGACCGGGAGGAGATCGATAAATACGTCGTGAGTGGGGGGCCgggatggggaggggatggTCCCTGGGGCCGCACACGAGCTGACGGTGCCCCTCGCAGCTCTTCTCCCACGCCGTGTCGGCCAACgggcagcctgtggaggaccccatggAGATCATCATCACCGTCACAGACCAGAATGACAACCGGCCCATCTTCACCCAGGCAGTTTTCAATGGCACCGTGCTGGAGGGGGCTGAGCCAGGTGAGAGCGATGCCACTGAGCAGGAGGCATCGCCGGGGGCACAGGGGACATGTCACCGATAActgcctgctgccaggcacCCATGTGCTGCAGGTGCTGGCCACGGACCAGGACGACATGGTGAACTCCAACAATGGTATTGTGCTCTACTCCATCCTGCGCCAGACGCcgggctggccccagccccacatgTTTGCCATCAACCCGAGCACTGGGGCAATCTTCGTGACTGCTGCAGGGCTAGTAGCACAGGTGAGCCCCGGGCCACCCCAAACCTTGCTCTCGCCCCCCTGCTGAGGGGTGACACAGCCTCTCGCTGCAGATGGTCCCTGAATACACCCTGGAGGTCCAGGCGGCTGACATGGACGGGTACGGGCTGCAGGCCACTGCCACCGTCCTCATTAAAGTGCAGGTGAGGTGCTGAGACCACCCCCGTGCCCCCACGGCAGGTGGACAGCCAGGGGTCCACCACGGTGGAGCTGCTGCCGGTTCCTGGCAGCGCCCATGTGGCCGTCTGCC
This genomic window from Falco rusticolus isolate bFalRus1 chromosome 15, bFalRus1.pri, whole genome shotgun sequence contains:
- the LOC119157923 gene encoding cadherin-1-like isoform X1; the protein is MSPCTFSHLLLLLDMLVFPEHGHGLQRQKRDWVIPPINCPENERGPFPKKLVQIKSNKDKETTVFYSITGQGADTPPVGVFTVERETGWLEVTKPLDREEIDKYVLFSHAVSANGQPVEDPMEIIITVTDQNDNRPIFTQAVFNGTVLEGAEPGTHVLQVLATDQDDMVNSNNGIVLYSILRQTPGWPQPHMFAINPSTGAIFVTAAGLVAQMVPEYTLEVQAADMDGYGLQATATVLIKVQAKDPPEMANGPLTTHVLNTATGLPAAGLAIRLSQLQEPGQQWTELVQRWTDADGRCLPLLAVGQAEAGTYKLRFETAAYWQGLGHASFYPFVEVVFTITDASQKLHIPLLISPYSYTTYRGS
- the LOC119157923 gene encoding cadherin-1-like isoform X3 translates to MARPLPPLVTARPAAPRRAPPRPAPPAAAAAAARWFQDMLVFPEHGHGLQRQKRDWVIPPINCPENERGPFPKKLVQIKSNKDKETTVFYSITGQGADTPPVGVFTVERETGWLEVTKPLDREEIDKYVLFSHAVSANGQPVEDPMEIIITVTDQNDNRPIFTQAVFNGTVLEGAEPGTHVLQVLATDQDDMVNSNNGIVLYSILRQTPGWPQPHMFAINPSTGAIFVTAAGLVAQMVPEYTLEVQAADMDGYGLQATATVLIKVQAKDPPEMANGPLTTHVLNTATGLPAAGLAIRLSQLQEPGQQWTELVQRWTDADGRCLPLLAVGQAEAGTYKLRFETAAYWQGLGHASFYPFVEVVFTITDASQKLHIPLLISPYSYTTYRGS
- the LOC119157921 gene encoding B-cadherin-like, coding for MRGPRSGLCPLFILIILLLLLPLLPAAAATPARTCVPRGLRRGPLPAPASPDGTEEPDVDVGVQKDGGPAPPGVARVLAVPPRGAAGRPDPAPLLARSRRSPQEHRGARAAPRRQKRDWVIPPIKVPENERGPFPKKLVQIKSNRDRDTKIFYSITGQGADAPPEGIFTIEKESGWMKVTQPLDRERIDKYHLFSHAVSENGKPVEEPMEIIVTVTDQNDNKPQFTQEIFRGSVPEGALPGTSVMQVTATDADDAVETYNGVIAYSILSQEPREPHPHMFTVNRATGALSVIASGLDRERVREYTLTVQAADLDGDGLTTTALAVIEIADINDNAPEFDPKMYEAAVPENEAGREVARLAATDLDEPNTPAWRAIYSILRGNEGGVFTITTDPTSNEGVLRTIKGLNYEAKKQFVLHVVVANEAPFAVKLPTATATVTVNVEDVNEAPVFDPLVQLAQVPEDVPPGQTLASCMAQDPDKGQGQRIKYLVGHDPAGWLTVHPENGLVMARDHLDRESPFTKNSTYTAILLAVDDGLPPATGTGTLLLTLLDVNDHGPEAEPRDITVCNRSPQPQVLTITDRDLPPNTSPFRAELTHGSGDSWAAEVGGEGDTVTLRLVAPLEPDLYSVYLRLLDRPGKAQLTVITARVCDCEGPTQSCPQRSQPATGLPFVLAALGALLALLLMLLLLLLFMRRRKVTKEPLLLPEDDTRDNVFYYGEEGGGEEDQDYDLRQLHRGLDARPEVLLRNDVAPTLLPAPQYRPRPANPDDIGTFIEENLKAADTDPTAPPYDSLLVFDYEGSGSEATSLSSLNSSASDRDQDYDYLNDWGSRFRKLADLYGGGEDDD